From the Vicugna pacos chromosome 30, VicPac4, whole genome shotgun sequence genome, the window GTCATCCAGCCTCGCACAGTAAGTGGCCCCAacagctccctcctcctccaattTCCTATTAAgagaataaggaagaaaaaccacATTCCCCAGTTAGAAATTCATCAAATTGCCCCAGGAGGAGTTTCTGAGGGCCCAGAGGACAGGGGTCACCCAAGATACCCTGTGGACGCCTCTGGGTTCTCCGAGGTGACACCTCAGCATCTGCGTGGTTTCGCCCCAGTCTGAGAGCCCCCTGAGGTCATGAGCTTCCTGTCGCTCATCTGTGAACCACCAGGGTCTGCTACAAGCCCGCTTGTGTGTCAGACATGCTTTCAATGATGTCAAGTACTGCTGAATGTGGGCAAACACATCAAAGTTTCcagaaaaaacagagaaacaggagAGGGCCTAGGAGTGCCGTCTGCTCAACAGAGAGCACGGATCCAAGGGTCCAGTGCTGGCAGGATTGTGTGCTTTATTCTGGGTCCAATCTTACCTCCTGCTCTGGCCACACCAGAAAGCTGATTATTTAACAGAAATTCTAAGCTCCAGGAGGTCACAGTATCCCTGGTAGCCACTACTGCCCTCCAGATAAGGAATATAAAACTATATGAATTCTCTCCTAACATGTCTTGGCCAGGGGATGGCCTGGAGGAACAAGGAACGGCCATGTGCTGGCCGCTGTGAATGCCCCGCCCACATCACACACCTAGAGCCCTGGCCGCTGCGTCTGCCCTCCTCGCACTGAGAGCTGTGACAACTACCCGAGTCTCTCCACTGTCCACTGCGCAAACACAGTGACTGTAAGGGAGACAGCCTCCCAGCTCACCACGCCTCCATGAATGGAAATCTACACTATGGCAACAGGAGCCACTGAAAGGCTGTGAACCATGCCATCCTCTGGCTGGTCTGCAGATGGGGCTGGAAGTCTGGGAGCGGGTGTGTGTTTCAAGTGAGGAAGGACGGGGCCTGAGGCGTGATGGGTGGAGATGGTGAAGTGAGAGAGAACAGGTCTGAGAGTCGTGAGTGGATGGAATCAGCAGGACCAGGTGTTGGGCTGAGTGCTGCTGGCAGTGCCAGCGGAAGGGGGCCTCAGCCTGAGTGCCATGGCGGGGCGGACACCTCAGTGTGTTGTGTGTGTTAGAGTGTGGACAGCATCTCCCAAGAGCAAAAAAatcactttacaaataaaaaagcaCAATTGTAGGTGAGCCaaaaatctcttttctttctggtgaAATTTTTTCAAGGTAATCATAAAAAACCACAATGCCCTGACCATCAGTCCTACTTTTTGGAGAGAAAGAACAGGGGAATTGTATGAAAAGTGGAGGCATAATACCTCTAAGCCGTGTTTAAGGCAGTGATGGTGTAAGTGCTGCTCATTAATTTCAAgtccattttctgaattttacCTCCGTTTCCTATTGTGGTACAAAATCTTCATTTCAAACGCTCTGGCCCTCTGGGCAATCTTATAGCCAATGCTGCCCATGCCGATAATTCCCAGAGTGGCCCCGGTCACTCCCTGACCCATCCAGTTTATAGAAAATTTCTCCGTATCTGGTGAAACAGCCAACTGATGACCTGAAATTAAAAAGGTGCAGATTGGGCAGTGGGCAGTGCGCACAGCACACACGGAAACCCCACAACCCGCCCTGTGACATCGCGGCAGAGTGATGTAACAAACCAGAGCCTCCTTGCGGAAGGCTTTAAAATAACAACTTCTTTCGCATTCAGGGAGGATTTTTGGTTAAAATTTGGttttgcagtgtgtgtgtgtgtctgtgtatgtgtgagtgtgtgtgcatgtgtatgtttgCATGTCTTAgcatgtgactgtgtgtgtgtgtgtgtgtgtgtgtgcatgtgtgactgTGCAAGTGTGAACCAGCAGCAGCGGGAACAGCACTGGCCTGGTTCCCGCTGCCTCCTTCCTCAAGCCGCTTCACCCCAGGGCTCCGTCAGGACAGTGTGAAGCGCTGCATCACTTTGCTGCCTTCCTGGAGATGCTCCCAGCGATGATGTCCAGTGTGTGGAGAGGTGGGATTCCGCCACTCGCTTGTAGGCCTCCACCCCTGGTAGCGTGGGGTGCTGACTGGCCTATGAATCACCCCAGGGGCCTTTCACAGTGGTGCTGAAGTTACTTCATGCACACAGTTACCCACCGCTGCATAATGAGTGGAGCTCGGTGGGGAGAAACAGGGCATCAGACAGAGGCCACGTGCCCCAGACACTGAGCTTGGCACTGAGGGGGCCATAACCACTAAGAGTGGCTCCGATCCCTAGGGCAGTTATGAGGAACTCGGGGCCAGAAGATAAAATTGTATCACGCGTGGCATTAAACATGTCACCTGATTTCCGGAAAACCAGCATCTCCAACAGCTGCTTACCTTCCACTACTCTCCGGGCTGCGGCCAGCAGCAAGGCCATCCCCAGGTCTGCTGTGGGGCTGGAAACAGCATGTGGTGTGCTGGCTACCTTCACGCCAGAGCTGGCAATGAGCGCCAGGTCCAGGTGGTCCAGCCCGGCCCCCGCGCTGGCAACGAtcctcagggagggcaggctaCGCAGGAGCTCCCGGTCAACAGCTGGCCTCCCGCCCCAGACGAACACAGCGCGGATCTTCGGAGCTAGTTGTGTTTTATTCTCCAAAAATTCTTCCATGGTGATGAGGTGAAAGTGTTTCTGCAGATCTCTCACGTGATCTTCACATATACCATGCGGTCCTTTAAACCCAGACACCAAAACTCCAGGTAGGTCCTGATCGCCCATGGCCTGCAGAAAGTTGAAAGCGGTCTCTGCTGTCAAAGAGTCTTCGTGAGAATAACCGCTACGTTATTCTATCACTCTAGATTTTCTAAATGGCAACAGGGCAAATTCACTTTACTTCCTGGATACATTCCCGTAAAACCTGAACACAACAGACCCAGAGCTCTGCGGGTACCAATGTCGGCACCGTGCCCACTTTCCTCCCTACCTCACCTGGGTCCTTACGCCTGCCCTGCGGCGGTGGGGTGTGAGGGGGGCGGAGGAGGGCAGCCTCCCAGCCCTACTCAGGTCCTCATGCCTTTGTGTGACCCTGGAGTCTGTGTCTAGTGAAGGGAACACAGTGGAGCAAGGGAGTTCACTGCCCTCTCCCGCTGTCCCCTCTCCTAGGGCAGCCCACTGCCAAGCTGGGGTGCAGCCCTGTGCCCAGGCCCAAGTGAGTGAGAAGTAAAACTCAGAGGCCAGCTAACAGCCTGGTGAGCCCTGCAATGACCATGGCCCTGGCCAATGCCTTAACTAAAGTTTCCtaagaccctgagccagaaccacccagggAAGCCACATCTGGATTCCTGGCTTGAAGACCTAGGAGATAACAGATGTTTGTTCTTTTCAGCCACTAAAATAAAACCGACCATTTTTTACTGTGAAAGTAAAAGACATTTGTTACTGTCTGTCAAAtgattaaataatgttttatgtTCCTTgttccaaattaaaaataagatatttttaacattttatagctTTCCTCCAAAAAGAAAACTGGTTGCTTTCAAGAGTTGAGGCTAATGAATGCATTTTATCTTTGGGTCATGAAATTagctgaaaatgtttaaaatatgttcCAAGCTCAGAGCATAATTGGCTAAAAAACAATTTGTGTTTACGTTTTGGACATTGAATGAAAGATTAAAAGAGCTTCATTCCAAATAAGATCTTAGTTTATTTTTCCAGAAAGGAGGCTCAATTTCTGACTGCTTTAATATTGGTTACAGAGCAAGGACACACACTGATTACACCGTTCCTGTCCGTGGTTGTATGTGGAAAAGATCCAAGACCCTCCAAGTGAGTCATGGCTGCTCCAACTGTGAAGAGGGTGGGGAGTCCCcggtgggagaaatgggtgtaGCAGGGATGGGAGCACCAGGAAGATTCAGGAGATCACTCCATCCTTGGTCTCTGTCTTCTGCTCTGGCATAGACCCTGACCATCTCCAGTCACAGACAAGAGTCCAGCAAAGGAgcttgagacaggaagggggacCAACCATCAACAACTTCCTGAGAAGGGAGCCTGAGCCCAGTGGGCTGCTGGGGCTGAGCCCAGTGCTCAGTGGTGGGAGGGTCGAAAGATGAGGACTTTGGCTTTGGCACAGCTCTGTGGCTGATCAGAGGTCCCCAGCCTTCCTTGGTTCTTGGTAAAGCTGGAGTGATAACAGGTAGTGTTTTATAGTTGCAGCCTAAGGTCACATTGCCTTTTCCTCCCCTAATTTCTGTGAAAAGAGAGCTCAGTGGACATGTCTCTGCAGGTGTCCATGGATGGACAGCATTAACGTGATGGTTAGGCCGGGAACATTCTGACAACAAAGGAACATGCCACAAAGTATTACTGGGTGTGTTATTAGACACTGGCAGTTTGTCCAAGTCAGAGGATAAACTCACATGTGAaatttggaaaaatcaaaaattttacagcttttgagggggagggtataactcaagtggtagacagcatgcttagcatgcataaggcccTGGGTTTAACCCCCAGTACCTACATTGaaaaactaactaactaaataaatacttccccctgcaaaaaaaatgaataaaaaatttttaaattaaaaaaaatttcacagcTTTTTTTGTTAACAGAGTGATACTTCAGAGATGTACCTTTTCCAAATGCTATGTGCATTCTCCTCATGCTGTTTAATTTGAACAGCTAAACATAAATTAAAAGTCAGCTTCCTCCTTGCAAAATGATtgcttaattaaaataaaaaagaactcgTATTACCTTTGTTGAAATCACCTTCAACAGATCCAAGGCTATAAAGTCAGGATTTTCTTCTTGTAAAGCCCCTGTAAAATCGATACccagaaagaaaagtaaaggagAATGAACTTCCAACTTCTTCCTTCAAAGGAAAATAAGACCGACGCCTGTGCATTACTCAGGAGGGTGAGGTGAGGAGGGAGGCATGCAGACCCTGACCTGGCCCTGAGGAGGCGGGGCAGGAGGAGCGAGGAGATAACACAAGTACACAAGAGCTAATTCAGTTCGCAGAAGTGAACTGAATTAGGGAGTGCggagtaaagaaaatattttcaacttaaaaagcaaaaatgagaaaCATAAAAACCAAATGCAATCAATACAAATGTTTGGTTTtggggacagagagaaagagacaaaaaaggtggggagagggcaggaaagaggacaAAGCAGGGCCAGGTGCAAAGGAGGAGCTGGCGCTGGCCTCACGCTGCTCTGCAGGCGGCGCTTCCCTCAGAAACTCGCTCTCTTCCAGCACAAGGGGAGGGAAGCAGACAGCCATGCCCGGCGGCCCTGACGGTGGAAGGGAACCTGCAGGGCCTGGAGAACCAACTGCAAGCTTTCAGCGAACAGGAGTTATTAACGTTTAAATCTGAACAACAATTTAGATATTTACCCAAGTGTCTAGAAACAAGCTTACACCAAAGAGGGAGGCTGAATTCATACAATGCAGTAAAACTTCTTAAAATCCTATTTCCTCATGATAGCTCCTCTCTTAATATTTGACAGGTGAGCCCAACACCCCCACATCATCCTCAGGTCCCCAACGTGCCAAGTCTCCCTGCCACCCTGTCCTCTTGTCCTCCAACACCTTCTGAAGTTTCGCCGCCCACAGTAGCCCTCTGCCTCTTCGTGAGTATAAATCCAAAGCTGCTTGTCCTCTGTGATCTACAGATCCCTGTACAGATTCTGTGCCAAAGAGGCTCAAAAAACAACCTGGAAAAAAGATTCCTCCTTTACAGGAGGTAGATGGTGCCATGGTTAGCCCCTCTTATCACTTATCACCCTCAGCATGACATTCTGGACTTGATGGAAGTGACCTAAGCGCTCATGACTACATGAGGCCACCTAAAAGATAAAGATACACCAAAGGGCATGCCCGTGAGGATGTGTTTGCTGCTTTGGGATTAATGAAAACTGCACTGTTTGCACTCTTTATGTGAGGTTTCTCCAGTCACCAagtgtcaattaaaaaaactgcGTTCATATAAGAGATTAAACCATAAACTATAAAATCTAATGTTGGTACCTGAATCTTATCCATTTAAAGCTTAATCTGCCACTGCCTGGAGCTTAGAAAAAGAGTAAATACCTTTAGGTTCTGGCAGTCTCTGAAGCCCCCTTAAGTCTTCTCTCCAACAAGGCAGGTATAAATAGTAACACTGGACTTTCCTTGTTAAATCCTTTAGGATCGTGCCCTGCAGGCCCACATGACTTTCAGAATTCTGATGCTACCCACGTGTCCCAGGTAAGGCCGGAGGTCAGTCACACCCACGCGGCAGAGGTCCAGTCTCCCGCCCACAAGGCAACGTCCTAGGGAcacatttacctttttaaaaagactcAAGATTTAAGGACCTGACCCAGCCTCCCAGGCACGAACCTGACCAGGAAGGCTGGAGGTCAACGGGCGCCGGCCACGCCCCCTGCCAGGCCACACCCCAGCCATGCCCCCAGCTCCAGCAGCCTCTGCGAGCCCCGCCTGCGGGACCAGGCCCCGCCTGCCGGCCCACCCCGCGCTGCTCTGCAGGACTCCGGACGGAGCCTCCCTCAGAGCCGGGCTGGGTGGTGGACTTGGGGACCTGGGCGGTGGGGAAGGTTGCTGGCCTCAGCCTCAGTGTGCGGGtggaaagaacaaacagaaacctCATTTAAGAGGGAATGAggagtgtatatatgtataactgagtcaccatgctgtacaccagaaactaacacgacattgtaaatcgactatactgtAAGTCAAAAAATAATACGTTAGAAAAAAAGATGGATTTGTGGCCAGAAGGGGAAGCTCTCACCTGCCCCCTCTGCCTCCACTGGAGACCCACCCTTACTGTTAGataggcagatagctagataggagcagagaaagagggacacagaccaaatggcaggaattgggcagaaaggaggggcacaagccaaatgctggaaaccatacatcatgtaagcaccaggggtccctgggcagagaaagaaaagcaggaacatttgggctgataaggggccacaccttttggcctggagaccaacaaataaaggtgaaaaaaagGCTGGAATTTTCAGTGTCCGAATgtaatcttttgctcattatgccctcatttcaataaaattagccttgcagatcagaagtccccatcatgcaccgatgccataatacttctgatccagactaaaaaaaggacaaaaatccctcctccctttgggaaggtggagttgggatgataatcaggaaatacgaccccaagcccttccctccaaaatgaatattccacccatttatttttacacccTATCCTTTTTTACACCCTACCTTGCCAAAGAAACTGAGGGCAgcatcacctgagcctgcccactctccccttgagagtgtattatccatcctttaataaatcctcactctACTTTTTTAACCgctacgtcttgtctctgaattctttctgggatgggacaagaacctggaacaccggttgcatcCACTGGTAACATTACTATCAACTCAGTAATGGAAGGAGGAATTCCTCTGTCAGGCAACAGCCGGCCTGTGGGGAGCCAGTACTCTCCCAAAGCCCCCTTGCCCTCTCTGAAGTTTCTCCTCTGTTCCCTGGACTTGCCAGTGGTTTGCCATAGATGGCATGTCCTACATTGCAACTTTTTGCTGTTCTCGAATAAACCCATTTTGCTTATAAAACAATtggctgttttattgttttaagtcaagggggtgggggaaggtgtgGGGGACTACACTGGTGGGCAGGGTCTCCATGCTGGCACCTGGTAAAAAGCAAGTCTCACCCTGAGGTCAGGACTGCTTTTGTCtgggaaggtggggggtaggTGACACAGGCCCTCCCTGTAGGACGGTGGCACTGCCCCACCATGCTCTAAGTCACCCCCCAAGGGTTCACTCCCCCACCTTGTCTCTCTTCTGTTCTGGGTGCACGTGTTACAAATTCAGTCATTTTGAGACAgtagggaaggaggcagggcacagccgttaaagaatgacacagccattagcaccaagatagtggaagattcaacccccagtaggccttgagctTCAACATAGGCTTCTTGAAATACAGTagctgctaaatggcactcccataGGTGCCACagcagtttcaaggctgaccatacaAAGTCggaaagtgggtgatggcccaattcctgggaatcccagccccttccccaaagtaactGGAATAATCcccccacttgttagcatatgaagttaccaagcgCATAAAAGCTAACAACCCCCGCAATTCCTCACCGATCTCATTTTTCCTAGCCAGCCCcgtgctctcccttctgagtaagatgACCTGCATTGTGCCTATGGAACGTGTATCTCCTaggtctttcttctttctttcttctgagacagcctgcactccgTCTATGGAGCATGTATTTCTTTGAACAAAATCCACCTTTGGTctactgtggctcactcttgaattctctcctgtgtgaagccaaggtcCCTCGATTGATGGGGTGTGTCCCAGGGATTCGACTGAGACGTgcgacacagccatcctctcatGCCCCACATTTTTTCTGCATCAACTTTTCATAGTCATACACCACCTGTGTTGTTACTTACTTGTTTTTCccctaaataaattaaaaatcaacccTGTGTTTACTTACCTAGTCAAAAATATTATCTGGAGAAACCTCTGGTCTTATTATTGTCTCTCAAGCAGACTAAACGGCACTACCGACCCAAACAGCTCTCTGTGTTcatctccagcccagacctctctGCGGAGCTCACGCAGCAGCTTTTCTTACTCTGGTGCTAATCTCCCAACTCCCCTCTCTCTACACACTCCCTCTGCAATCCTCTCCTGTCCATGGCAGCCTAGGGGCTCGAAGGACATAAATCTGACCTGTTAACCCCGAGCTGAAGGCCTCAGCAGCTTGTCTCATGCATGTGGTGAAGTCTGTTATCCTAACTAAGCACAGCCTCAGAGGCCCCATTTTCTGGCCTGTCCATCCTGCAAACTCCTCATATGCTCATTTCCACTGCAAATTGTCCCAAACTGCCATGCTCTTAGCCCTGGACTTGTTCCCAGGCTGCCAGGACTCgaccccagctcctccccaagTTCTCACTCATCTTGCAGGTCCCCATTTAAGTATCACATCCATAGGGAAGCCTTTTCTGAACTCAAAGTCAGAGGATTCAGACtaactgatttcaaaacttactacaaagctactaATCAAGACAGGGTGGTATAAGCATAAGGCTAGACTTACAGATCAATGGGATAAAGTTGAGACTACAGAAATAAATGCTTACATTTAAATTCAGTTGATTTTCTTATAAGCCCAACATGTAACCAGttttaaatacatatgtacaaaaaagaggagaaaatgaagtCAATTGAtgttcaacaagggtgccaaagCAATTTGATAAGGAAAGAATAATCTTTCCAATACGTAGTGCTGGGGCATCTGGATaaccacatacaaaagaataaagtcGGACACCTACcaaacaccatacacaaaaattaacttgaaattatCATAGATCTAAAAgtaagagttaaaactataaaacccttagaagaaaacaggagtaaATATTCATGACTCTGAGTCAGGCAatgattcttagatatgacaccaaaagcacaaacaacacaAGGAAAAAGATACATGGGAttcaatcaaaatttaaaagttttacgCTGAAATGattatcaataaaaaataagaagtcaGTCCACAAAACTGGAGGAAATATTTCATATCATGTATTTGATGATGGATTTCtatccagaaaaataaagaactcttacaactcaaaaataaaaagaactaatTCATTTTTAAGTGGCCaaggaactgaacagacattttccaaatggccaataaggaCATTAAAAGCTCTGTATcactagccattagggaaatgcaagtcaaaatcatAAGACatcacttcacacctaccaggatatctttttaaaaagacaacaaataagtgTAGGCAAAGAAGTGGAGAAATTCAACCCCACTACATGGCTGTTGGAAACGTACTACTtctgaaaacagtttggcaattcctcaaaatgtcaAACAGTTACGGTATGATTCTGCCATTCCACCTGTAtatgtacccaagagaaatgaaaacttgaatctatacaaaaacttgtacataaatgttcatagcagcattattaatgatagccaaaaggtggaaacaaccctaaTGTTAATCAACTGATGGACAGATAAAATGCAGTATATCCACATAATAGAATATTAGTGACCAATAAAAAGGAActaagtacagttgacccttgaacaatgacCCTCCATGCATTCAAAATCCACGCACAATTTTACATATTCCCGTTCCCTCCTGTAGACTCTACCACCTGCAGGCCACGTGGTCCCCGTGTAAGTGGCTGCATCGATCAAACCCCGTTGTCCCAGGTCAACTGTACTGATGAGTCTACAGTGCAGGTGAGCCCCGAGAAGAGCATGCTCAGTGGGAGGTCGGGAACAGAGGACTTACACAGAGTGTCTGGCATAGGCGGGGGTTGCCAGCTCCAAAGGATGGAGGGAAACGGGGCTGACCGCTTATGAGCAGGGGGTTTGGGGGCTATGAAAGTCTTCTACAATCGGACTGTGGCGTTGGTACCACGACTCTGTGAGAAACTACCTCACTGTAACGGGTGAGTCACTTCACGGTATGTGAAAGATACCTCGACAAAGCTTCCCACGGAAGAACCACCCGGAGCGCCGGCGGCAGCACGACCACGTGCGAGCACCCAGCTGGACGGTTCACGTGGGAGCTTTACCACAACAAAACAcgtttaaaaatactaatttcaaTACATTATTTGTGGGCATCTGAGTCTTACCGGTACCCTTCTGCCAACCCCCACCCCGGGTCCCGGGGCGCCGACCGGGGAGCAGGTCTGAAGCGGCGCAGCCCCACCGCCGCTCGCACCGCAGGCGTCCAGCCGCGGCCCCGACTCCACCACCCCGGcccgcgcgcgcgcacgcacctGCCACCGCCCACGCACTGCCGACGGCGCGCGCGTACAGGCCGGCGCTCACGCACTGCGGACGCGCGCACGCACAGGCCGGCGCGCGTCCTCGCCCGGAAGGACGGCTACGCGGGAGGGCCCAGTGTGGGCGGAGGAGGTACGAGCAGGGCTCCCGGCGAGAGGAGGGGGCAGCGGGTGTGGGAGCCCGGAGGTCCTTTCGCCCTGGGTTCTGCGCCGGGGGCGGGGGCGTGCCGGGGGCTGGGGCGGAGTCGGGAGGACAAGGTGGACCCGGGCCTGGCCCCTCTCCCGGGCACACCGACTGGTGAGGCCCGGGAGGGGTGGGGTCCCCGTGGGGTGAGGCCCGGGAGGGGTGGGGTCCCCGTGGGGTGAGGCCCGGGAGGGGTGGGGACCCCGTGGGGTGAGGCCCGGGAGGGGTGGGGTCCCCGTGGGGTGAGGCCCGGGAGGGGTGGGGACCCCGTGGGGTGAGGCCCCGCCGGTGCGCTGCAGTGGAGCTGGATGGAGCTGACTCTTAGGTTCCCGCCACCCCGCTCGCAGACCCGTCGGCCTCAAGATGTCGTACATGCTCCCGCACCTGCACAATGGCTGGCAGGTGGATCAGGCCATCCTTTCAGAAGAAGACCGCGTGGTCGTCATTCGGTTTGGACACGACTGGGACCCTACTTGTATGAAGATGGACGAGGTTTTGTACAGCATAGCTGAAAAGGTAGCGCAGCCCCGCTTCACGTCGCGTCGTGACCTCCGCTTGGTCTTTTCATGACGTTGGATTGCTTTTGCTTTGCCATTTGACAGTGAGATTTAGACGTGTGCGCTGTACTCATTCTTCTTAAATGACTTTAAGTCTTAAACGACTGTTAGGCAACACGTTTACCAGTTAAAGAGAAGCGGCAGGGTTCACAAAGGGACAGAGATGTGAGGACGTGCTCCCTGAAATTGGTCAGAATAGCTTATGGCTTTTTCTGGGAGAAGTTTCCAtagattttcaaatttttaagagGTTCATGGTCTCTCTCCCTAAATAAGT encodes:
- the LOC102539375 gene encoding glyoxylate/hydroxypyruvate reductase B-like isoform X2, whose product is MGDQDLPGVLVSGFKGPHGICEDHVRDLQKHFHLITMEEFLENKTQLAPKIRAVFVWGGRPAVDRELLRSLPSLRIVASAGAGLDHLDLALIASSGVKVASTPHAVSSPTADLGMALLLAAARRVVEGHQLAVSPDTEKFSINWMGQGVTGATLGIIGMGSIGYKIAQRARAFEMKILYHNRKRRKLEEEGAVGATYCARLDDLLQWSDFVMLAVSLTPQTQGLVGRRELSLMKPSATLINIGRGPLVDQDALVEALQTGVIKAAALDVTSPEPLPRDHPLLKLKNVTLTPHIGSATHQARRQMMESLVESILASLNGLPIPNEVLLE
- the LOC102539375 gene encoding glyoxylate/hydroxypyruvate reductase B-like isoform X1, with the translated sequence MPDTLWALQEENPDFIALDLLKVISTKAMGDQDLPGVLVSGFKGPHGICEDHVRDLQKHFHLITMEEFLENKTQLAPKIRAVFVWGGRPAVDRELLRSLPSLRIVASAGAGLDHLDLALIASSGVKVASTPHAVSSPTADLGMALLLAAARRVVEGHQLAVSPDTEKFSINWMGQGVTGATLGIIGMGSIGYKIAQRARAFEMKILYHNRKRRKLEEEGAVGATYCARLDDLLQWSDFVMLAVSLTPQTQGLVGRRELSLMKPSATLINIGRGPLVDQDALVEALQTGVIKAAALDVTSPEPLPRDHPLLKLKNVTLTPHIGSATHQARRQMMESLVESILASLNGLPIPNEVLLE